The Ignavibacteria bacterium DNA window AATTATCATCGTAATAATTTCCGATAAATTGTTTAATGTTAAACGCTCCTCCGAGACTAAACATATATCCGATATGCGCAGGATGTCGGAATGCAATATTTGCAGCATGAAATCCTCCAAAACTACACCCACTAACTCCTACTTTTGAAAATCCGGTTTCTTGAATTGTCGGGAAAATTACTTCGTTTAATATCAGTTGTTCATACGCAACGTGGTTTTGAACTTTCTCAAACGGATGAATTTCATTGTTGTACCAACTGGTTGCATCATAACTATCGGGAGTGTAAATTTGGACTTGTCCATTTTCGACATAGCGTTTCACGCATTCAATCAAACCGAAATCTCGGTATTGAAAGTAACTTCCTTTGGAGGTTGGAAATATTATTATCGGAAATCCAGATTCTCCGAACACAAGCATATCGAAATTTTTTCCGATAGAGTTTGAGAACCATTGACGATGTTCTTCTTTCATCGAGACAGGAGCAAAGATTGTGAATACATAAAAAAGTTTTGCAAAATTTTGTTTGCTAATATAGAAATTCTTTCATAGCAAGAAAAGTACAGCGACGCTCAGGGAAAAACATTAACCAATCAAAACAAATATTTCTTCGGAAGAATTATCACTATTCCCGCTGCTAAAATTCCTCCTAACGT harbors:
- a CDS encoding esterase, whose amino-acid sequence is MLVFGESGFPIIIFPTSKGSYFQYRDFGLIECVKRYVENGQVQIYTPDSYDATSWYNNEIHPFEKVQNHVAYEQLILNEVIFPTIQETGFSKVGVSGCSFGGFHAANIAFRHPAHIGYMFSLGGAFNIKQFIGNYYDDNCYYNSPPDYLPNLRDEWYLNKFREMNIILGTGETDICRNDNAQLSAILDTLNVPHWLDDRQGFGHDWHWWKIMFEQYVSQICERQ